The following are encoded in a window of Methylocystis rosea genomic DNA:
- the eno gene encoding phosphopyruvate hydratase has protein sequence MTEIVDIHAREILDSRGNPTVEVDVTLEDGSSGRAAVPSGASTGAHEAAEKRDGDKSRYLGKGVLTAVDNVNDEIAGALLGFEAEDQVALDEAMIKLDGTPNKSRLGANAILGVSLAVAKAAAEASALPLYRYVGGVQARVLPTPMMNIVNGGVHADNPIDFQEFMIMPTGAPNVRDAIRWGAEIFHTLKAALKKAGLSTSVGDEGGFAPNLPSAEAALDFIMKAIETAGFKPGVDVHLASDCAATEFFKDGKYVYEGEGVTRSIDEQVAYLAKLASAYPIVSIEDGMAEDDWEGWKKLTDAIGDKVQLVGDDLFVTNVVRLNEGIKKGVANSLLVKVNQIGTLTETLASVETAHRAGYTTVFSHRSGETEDSTIADLVVATNSGQIKTGSLARSDRTAKYNQLIRIEEELGDAAIYAGKGALKALA, from the coding sequence ATGACCGAGATCGTCGACATCCACGCCCGCGAAATTCTGGATTCTCGCGGCAACCCGACCGTCGAGGTCGACGTCACCCTGGAGGATGGATCATCTGGACGCGCGGCGGTGCCGTCCGGCGCCTCGACCGGCGCGCATGAAGCAGCGGAAAAGCGCGATGGCGACAAGTCTCGCTATCTCGGCAAGGGCGTGCTCACGGCGGTTGACAACGTCAACGACGAAATCGCCGGCGCGCTGCTCGGCTTCGAAGCTGAGGATCAGGTCGCCCTCGACGAGGCGATGATCAAGCTCGACGGGACGCCGAACAAGTCGCGGCTCGGCGCCAACGCCATTCTCGGCGTCTCGCTCGCGGTCGCCAAGGCGGCGGCCGAGGCCTCAGCGCTGCCGCTCTATCGCTACGTCGGCGGCGTGCAGGCGCGGGTTCTGCCGACTCCGATGATGAACATCGTCAATGGCGGCGTGCATGCCGACAATCCGATCGATTTCCAGGAATTCATGATCATGCCGACCGGCGCGCCGAATGTGCGCGACGCCATCCGCTGGGGCGCGGAGATTTTCCACACGCTCAAGGCGGCGCTCAAGAAAGCCGGCCTCAGCACCTCGGTCGGCGATGAAGGCGGCTTCGCGCCCAACCTTCCCTCCGCCGAAGCGGCGCTCGACTTCATCATGAAAGCGATCGAGACAGCGGGCTTCAAGCCCGGCGTCGACGTGCATCTGGCGTCAGACTGCGCCGCGACGGAATTCTTCAAGGACGGCAAATATGTCTATGAAGGCGAGGGCGTGACGCGCTCGATCGACGAGCAGGTCGCCTATCTCGCCAAGCTCGCCAGCGCCTATCCGATCGTGTCGATCGAGGATGGCATGGCCGAAGACGATTGGGAGGGCTGGAAGAAGCTCACCGATGCGATCGGCGACAAAGTTCAGCTCGTCGGCGACGATCTGTTCGTCACCAATGTCGTGCGCCTCAATGAGGGCATCAAGAAGGGCGTCGCAAATTCGCTGCTCGTCAAGGTCAATCAGATCGGCACGCTGACCGAGACTCTCGCTTCGGTCGAGACCGCGCATCGCGCCGGCTACACCACCGTCTTCTCGCATCGCTCCGGCGAGACCGAGGATTCGACCATCGCCGATCTCGTCGTCGCGACGAACAGCGGCCAGATCAAGACCGGCTCGCTCGCCCGCTCCGACCGCACCGCCAAATACAACCAGCTCATCCGCATCGAGGAGGAGC
- the queF gene encoding preQ(1) synthase, with protein MTKTHKGAALLGRMAALPASPDEAELDLVPNPHKDATYLVRFTAPEFTSLCPVTGQPDFAHIVIDYVPAEWLVESKALKLYLGSFRNHGAFHEDCTLRIARDLVAAMTPKWLRIGGYWYPRGGMPIDVFWQTGAPPEGLWLPDQGVPPYRGRG; from the coding sequence ATGACCAAGACGCATAAGGGCGCCGCGCTGCTCGGCCGCATGGCCGCGCTGCCGGCTTCGCCGGACGAGGCCGAACTCGATCTCGTTCCCAATCCGCATAAGGACGCGACCTATCTCGTGCGCTTCACCGCGCCGGAGTTCACCTCACTTTGCCCGGTGACGGGACAGCCTGATTTCGCGCATATCGTTATCGACTATGTCCCGGCCGAATGGCTGGTCGAGTCAAAGGCGCTGAAGCTTTACCTTGGAAGTTTCCGAAACCACGGCGCCTTTCACGAAGACTGCACGCTGCGGATCGCGCGCGATCTCGTTGCGGCGATGACGCCGAAATGGCTGCGCATCGGCGGCTATTGGTATCCGCGCGGCGGCATGCCGATCGACGTCTTCTGGCAGACCGGCGCGCCGCCGGAGGGGCTATGGCTTCCGGACCAGGGCGTGCCGCCCTACCGGGGGCGAGGCTAG
- a CDS encoding adenylate/guanylate cyclase domain-containing protein, whose amino-acid sequence MKLRTFFSIFFLLLVALAGGNLALGVFLEKAQKDLETSHRELQSLTTLAEDLVFSSQWQTRFARGYISSNDSRRVEWYNIIGAILNGETARPKDYNFGYWDLVNGGIIPPPEKKSEGAVSIEERFLSQNVTAHELNKLKEARSFLEKVVAIERAAMHAVDGEFDDGAGTYSRKGKPDRALATKLLFSDEYRKLNGDLTLRIAQMQNLIRQRYAGRISLEEAFASQLFEANSYLNIGLFGVVVLSLIFLRNRFAVRASHLMSVVREIGSGNLAAQASVFGSDEISELATTVNTMAANLNVAFDKLEDKIKLSGKALSDLEIERSRSEKLLHNILPAAIAERLRGGEETIAEVFPEVTVFFSDIVGFTELSAKLGPHATVNMLNVLFEKFDELVEKHGVEKIKTIGDSYMVVGGVPNRDPLHCQHIADFALDAQSFIMNFAEGLSYPLKMRMGVHTGTVAAGVVGKKRFSYDLWGDVVNVASRFESTSKPDKIHVSEAVKVRLSDDYVFLDGGTVELKGKEATRSFFLIGKKTQMPGILEFTTPSGAPDSPSRLRRDTPSFVPGFDRRA is encoded by the coding sequence ATGAAGCTTCGGACGTTTTTCTCGATCTTCTTCCTGTTGCTCGTCGCTCTCGCGGGCGGCAATTTGGCGCTGGGCGTTTTTCTGGAAAAAGCTCAGAAGGATCTGGAGACATCGCACCGCGAATTGCAATCCTTGACCACGCTTGCCGAGGATTTGGTTTTTTCCTCGCAGTGGCAGACTCGCTTTGCGCGAGGCTACATCTCCAGCAACGATTCGAGACGCGTTGAGTGGTACAACATTATCGGGGCTATTCTCAACGGCGAAACCGCTCGGCCGAAGGACTATAACTTTGGCTATTGGGATCTCGTGAATGGCGGAATCATTCCGCCGCCCGAGAAGAAAAGCGAGGGCGCAGTTTCCATCGAAGAGCGCTTCCTAAGCCAAAATGTCACCGCGCATGAATTGAACAAGCTGAAGGAAGCACGAAGCTTCCTGGAAAAAGTCGTCGCGATCGAACGCGCCGCAATGCATGCGGTGGATGGCGAATTCGATGATGGCGCTGGAACCTATTCCCGCAAGGGCAAGCCCGATCGCGCTTTAGCGACAAAGCTGCTGTTTAGCGATGAATATCGCAAGCTCAATGGAGATCTGACTCTGAGAATTGCGCAGATGCAGAACTTGATTCGGCAGAGATATGCGGGACGAATTTCGCTGGAAGAGGCGTTCGCCAGCCAATTGTTTGAAGCCAACTCTTACTTGAATATCGGATTGTTTGGCGTGGTTGTTCTGTCCCTGATTTTTTTGCGCAACCGCTTCGCGGTTCGAGCGTCGCATCTCATGTCGGTCGTTCGCGAGATTGGCTCGGGAAATCTGGCGGCTCAAGCATCGGTCTTCGGAAGCGACGAGATCAGCGAACTCGCCACCACCGTCAACACGATGGCTGCAAATCTGAACGTCGCGTTCGACAAGCTCGAAGACAAGATAAAGCTTTCGGGCAAAGCCTTGTCGGACCTCGAGATCGAACGCTCCCGTTCGGAAAAGCTGCTCCACAACATTCTTCCTGCCGCGATCGCCGAAAGACTGCGTGGCGGAGAGGAGACAATCGCGGAAGTTTTCCCTGAAGTTACGGTATTTTTCTCCGACATTGTCGGTTTCACCGAACTTTCGGCAAAGCTTGGTCCGCATGCCACCGTCAACATGCTCAACGTCCTCTTCGAGAAATTCGACGAACTGGTCGAAAAGCACGGCGTCGAAAAAATCAAGACGATTGGCGACAGCTACATGGTAGTCGGCGGAGTTCCGAACCGGGACCCGTTGCACTGTCAGCATATCGCGGACTTCGCTTTGGACGCGCAAAGTTTCATCATGAATTTCGCGGAAGGGCTCTCTTACCCGCTCAAAATGCGCATGGGCGTGCACACCGGCACGGTGGCGGCCGGCGTCGTCGGAAAAAAACGATTTTCCTACGATCTATGGGGCGATGTCGTGAATGTCGCCAGCCGATTCGAATCGACTTCCAAGCCCGACAAGATTCACGTTTCCGAAGCGGTGAAGGTGCGTCTCAGCGACGATTACGTATTCCTGGACGGCGGGACCGTCGAATTAAAGGGCAAAGAGGCGACGCGCTCGTTCTTCCTGATCGGCAAAAAGACGCAGATGCCGGGAATTCTGGAGTTCACGACTCCTAGCGGCGCGCCGGATAGTCCATCCCGACTGCGCCGCGATACGCCTTCATTTGTCCCTGGCTTCGATAGAAGAGCATAG